In one window of Catalinimonas alkaloidigena DNA:
- a CDS encoding NUDIX hydrolase — protein sequence MNFCSHCGSNQLDCKVPAGDHVARYVCQVCGTVHYVNPKMVVGCLVVHEERVLLCRRAIEPRYGFWNLPTGFLESGETVEEGAIRETWEEARARVKVERLHSVYSLPHCDQIIIHFVAQLQETGIEAGPESLEVNFFAETEIPWDDMAFSSHRFALERYFENRLKPDKQTYLGSSCLRTS from the coding sequence ATGAATTTCTGTAGTCATTGCGGTAGCAACCAACTCGACTGTAAAGTGCCGGCGGGCGATCACGTGGCGCGCTATGTGTGCCAGGTATGCGGCACGGTCCACTACGTCAACCCCAAAATGGTGGTGGGCTGTCTGGTGGTGCACGAGGAACGGGTTCTCTTGTGCCGCCGGGCCATCGAGCCGCGCTATGGCTTCTGGAATTTGCCGACCGGATTTCTGGAAAGTGGCGAGACGGTAGAAGAAGGGGCCATTCGCGAAACGTGGGAAGAAGCGCGGGCCCGCGTAAAAGTAGAGCGACTTCACTCGGTTTATAGCTTGCCGCACTGCGATCAGATCATCATACATTTTGTGGCCCAGTTGCAGGAGACCGGCATCGAAGCAGGGCCGGAAAGCCTCGAAGTTAATTTCTTTGCGGAGACGGAAATTCCCTGGGACGACATGGCGTTCAGCTCACACCGCTTTGCGTTGGAACGGTATTTCGAAAATCGGTTGAAGCCCGATAAGCAAACGTACCTGGGAAGCAGTTGCCTGCGTACGTCATGA
- a CDS encoding DUF4269 domain-containing protein, which yields MNWRDLAYLQAGNVRQQRAYRALTDGDILTALAPFDPVLIGTIPLQIDLPGSDLDLACCFAQDDVFIRHLRAHFQHRPDFELKTKLLRSVPTVLVRFNAQGFLVEIFGQPQPVDAQYGYRHMVVEHRILQDRDEAFRNEIVRLKRTGLSTEAAFAHLLGLSGDPYEALLQWADATC from the coding sequence ATGAACTGGCGTGATTTGGCTTACCTGCAAGCCGGAAACGTGCGGCAGCAACGCGCGTACCGAGCTCTGACTGACGGGGACATCCTGACGGCACTGGCACCTTTTGATCCTGTTCTGATCGGCACCATTCCTCTCCAGATCGACCTGCCCGGCAGTGACCTGGATCTGGCCTGTTGCTTCGCACAGGACGACGTTTTCATAAGGCACCTGCGGGCTCATTTTCAGCATCGTCCTGATTTTGAGTTGAAAACGAAACTGTTGCGTTCCGTTCCTACGGTGCTGGTGCGTTTCAACGCGCAGGGTTTTCTGGTAGAGATTTTTGGGCAGCCCCAACCAGTTGACGCGCAATACGGTTACCGGCATATGGTGGTCGAGCACCGGATTTTACAGGACCGGGACGAAGCGTTCCGAAACGAAATAGTCCGGCTCAAACGAACCGGACTATCGACAGAAGCGGCTTTTGCGCACTTATTGGGCTTGTCGGGCGATCCCTACGAAGCGCTGTTGCAGTGGGCGGATGCTACTTGCTGA
- a CDS encoding Hpt domain-containing protein yields the protein MKYDKAVDLTYLIEFSDDDHEFIRDMIETFLENTPEDLHRLRVALVQDDWPAVRDVAHKIKPSVTFLGLHALKEDIVVLERLAKQGKPAEMIRALSQKLMAVCQRATEELRVELLVYV from the coding sequence ATGAAGTACGATAAAGCCGTTGACCTGACCTACCTGATCGAATTTAGCGACGACGATCACGAGTTTATTCGTGACATGATCGAAACTTTTCTGGAGAACACACCCGAGGATCTTCACCGGCTTAGGGTCGCACTTGTGCAGGACGACTGGCCCGCGGTGCGCGATGTCGCGCATAAAATCAAACCTTCGGTCACGTTCTTGGGGCTGCATGCCCTGAAGGAGGATATCGTGGTACTGGAACGATTGGCCAAACAAGGGAAGCCGGCCGAAATGATACGCGCGCTGAGCCAGAAGCTCATGGCGGTATGCCAACGCGCTACGGAAGAGCTGCGCGTGGAGCTATTGGTTTATGTGTAA
- a CDS encoding M56 family metallopeptidase has translation MNLSLHETLGWTLLHSLWQGTLVAFLVLLIRRWLAPSARTHYLLLVGSLTLVLVSALGTFLYLWPTADAPVAQAATTPTLAIPLVEMYQVTAPAPAEPVWFVTWINSLKSCFPWLAWAWLIGVAVLSLRFAGGLAWTYRLRRRALQAASSQWTQALHRLVPRMQIRRSVRVFESSLVHIPMVLGYFKPIILVPIGLVNGLSPAQVEAILAHELAHIRRYDYLINLFQSFVEILMFYHPAVWWLSREIRNEREHCCDDWAVTACDDSLSLAKALLHLQEWTATVPSTALAFTGPRFHVLARIRRLVQPEAHAPRFPAAEGSVALLVVLLALVVGWQQKAPHTGRQSMVYSAATLPNLLFQHWLPQDASSDAAPTEPTVASFNTISGKASVVTAAAPAVPLPVTLVSHADTSKSSKQDRTSVTITDRDENGKRKRIKAELEDDELVELRINGRKIPEKYYQEHQRELDQIFRQLRRGTSTAPRVYVASSRGGVSALHVTPPSPVAPMAHTETMTILSDLASLGEFDLVAPLPDFEVVMPAPLAFTAPMTAPLAIAVPPFPPDSLDSLRWNHEAFAEHMQEWQEEFRQSQEAWREQWEVYREELQEHQHEWQEKVDEYREQVRELREQYQEEMRGYQDKVRAEQEKLRAQQRDHFREQRALAQAYAGDVVLNEKVIDAFEDAFVEDELIEDRDRYSFEMSPERLVVNGTSQPREVLEKYLDLYEKLVGKRLRGNFNYMFSK, from the coding sequence ATGAATCTCTCCCTTCACGAAACCTTAGGATGGACCCTCCTCCACTCGCTCTGGCAAGGAACCCTCGTCGCTTTTCTGGTGCTGCTGATCCGCCGGTGGCTGGCACCGTCCGCCCGCACCCACTACCTCCTGCTGGTGGGCAGCCTGACCTTGGTATTGGTCAGCGCGCTTGGCACGTTTCTGTACCTCTGGCCCACGGCCGACGCACCCGTCGCCCAGGCGGCGACAACTCCGACGCTGGCGATTCCGCTGGTCGAGATGTATCAGGTAACGGCTCCCGCGCCGGCCGAACCAGTGTGGTTCGTAACGTGGATCAATTCGTTAAAGTCCTGCTTCCCGTGGCTCGCGTGGGCGTGGCTGATCGGCGTGGCGGTACTTTCGCTCCGTTTTGCGGGAGGGCTGGCCTGGACCTACCGCCTGCGTCGTCGTGCCTTGCAAGCGGCTTCATCGCAGTGGACACAGGCCTTGCACCGGCTGGTGCCGCGCATGCAGATCCGTCGGTCGGTACGGGTGTTTGAATCATCCCTGGTTCATATTCCGATGGTACTGGGGTATTTCAAACCCATCATTCTGGTGCCGATCGGGCTGGTCAACGGACTCTCGCCCGCGCAAGTCGAGGCCATCCTGGCCCATGAATTAGCCCATATCCGTCGCTATGATTACCTGATCAACCTCTTTCAGAGTTTCGTGGAAATCCTGATGTTTTACCATCCGGCCGTCTGGTGGCTTTCGCGCGAAATCCGAAACGAACGCGAACATTGTTGCGACGATTGGGCGGTAACCGCCTGCGACGATTCCCTGTCGCTGGCCAAGGCGCTTCTCCACCTGCAGGAATGGACGGCCACTGTGCCCTCAACTGCGCTGGCTTTCACAGGACCTCGTTTCCACGTGCTGGCGCGCATCCGCCGTCTGGTACAGCCGGAAGCCCATGCCCCCCGCTTTCCGGCAGCCGAAGGCAGTGTCGCCTTACTGGTTGTTCTGCTGGCTTTGGTGGTTGGCTGGCAGCAGAAAGCGCCTCATACAGGACGTCAATCTATGGTGTACTCGGCCGCAACCCTGCCCAACCTGTTGTTCCAGCATTGGCTCCCGCAGGACGCTTCCTCGGATGCAGCACCAACGGAACCGACCGTGGCCAGCTTCAACACGATTTCCGGAAAAGCGTCGGTGGTGACGGCCGCTGCGCCCGCAGTCCCGTTACCGGTTACTCTGGTATCCCATGCCGACACGAGCAAATCGTCGAAACAAGACCGCACGTCGGTTACCATTACCGACCGTGACGAGAACGGCAAGCGCAAACGCATCAAAGCCGAACTGGAAGACGACGAGCTGGTGGAGTTGCGCATCAACGGCCGGAAAATTCCGGAGAAGTATTATCAGGAACACCAGCGCGAACTGGATCAGATTTTCAGACAACTGCGGCGCGGCACGTCCACGGCCCCTCGTGTTTACGTCGCGTCTTCGCGGGGTGGTGTGTCGGCCCTTCATGTAACGCCGCCGTCGCCAGTTGCGCCAATGGCTCACACCGAGACCATGACGATCTTGAGCGACCTGGCCTCACTGGGTGAGTTTGACTTGGTAGCCCCGTTGCCCGATTTCGAAGTCGTTATGCCCGCTCCCCTGGCCTTTACCGCGCCGATGACGGCCCCGCTAGCCATCGCCGTTCCGCCCTTCCCGCCCGATTCGCTCGATAGCCTCCGCTGGAACCACGAAGCCTTTGCCGAACACATGCAGGAGTGGCAGGAAGAATTCCGTCAGTCGCAGGAAGCGTGGCGGGAGCAGTGGGAAGTGTACCGGGAAGAACTACAGGAGCACCAACACGAATGGCAGGAGAAAGTGGACGAATACCGCGAGCAGGTTCGTGAACTACGCGAGCAGTATCAAGAAGAGATGCGTGGTTATCAGGACAAAGTGCGCGCCGAACAGGAGAAACTTCGTGCCCAACAACGCGACCACTTCCGGGAGCAACGGGCGCTGGCACAGGCCTACGCCGGCGATGTGGTGTTGAACGAAAAAGTGATCGACGCTTTTGAAGATGCCTTTGTGGAAGATGAACTCATTGAAGACCGCGACCGATATTCGTTCGAAATGTCGCCCGAGCGCTTGGTAGTCAACGGAACCTCACAACCGCGGGAGGTGCTGGAAAAATACCTCGACCTGTACGAAAAACTAGTTGGGAAACGGCTGCGCGGTAACTTCAATTACATGTTCAGCAAGTAG
- a CDS encoding BlaI/MecI/CopY family transcriptional regulator: MSQPRPTEAELQILQILWQHGPSTVREVHERLNPATGYTTTLKLMQIMHEKGIVDRTPDGRQHVYRALLKEDETQRALLDRFLDTTFRGSAMKLVMQALGNRSTSDEELQQIRTLLDQLEKGKK, encoded by the coding sequence ATGTCCCAACCCCGCCCCACCGAAGCCGAACTGCAAATCCTGCAGATTCTCTGGCAGCATGGCCCCTCGACCGTGCGTGAGGTGCACGAGCGCCTCAACCCTGCCACCGGCTACACCACCACGCTGAAGCTGATGCAAATCATGCACGAAAAAGGCATCGTGGACCGCACGCCGGACGGCCGCCAGCACGTATACCGCGCCCTCCTGAAAGAAGACGAAACCCAGCGCGCGCTGCTGGACCGTTTTCTAGACACCACCTTTCGCGGTTCAGCCATGAAGCTGGTCATGCAAGCCCTGGGCAACCGCTCCACTTCGGACGAAGAACTGCAACAGATCCGTACGCTTCTCGATCAACTAGAAAAAGGAAAAAAATGA
- a CDS encoding Ldh family oxidoreductase — protein MHSYEQLRRFSEQVFLQMGCPPDHAALAAEVLLSADLRGIDSHGVARLSGYVRLWEAGRINATPNIQVVHETPSTGVIDGDGGLGLVVGPKAMQLAIEKSRQVGSGWVSVRHSNHFGIAGWHAMQALQHDMIGMAMTNASPLVAPTFAIERLLGTNPIAVAIPAGEQPPFVADMATTTAANGKLEILQRKGEPAPVGWLQDKEGHSTTDPQGVAKGGALLPLGGDREHGSHKGYCLGAVVDIFSAVLSGANYGPWVPPFVSFLSPPANPVGQGIGHFFGAMRVDAFRPAEEFKRHMDQWIVTFRSAKTADPTQRVLIPGDPERESERIRSEQGIELLPPVEKDLQQLGDKFGINL, from the coding sequence ATGCATTCTTACGAACAGCTCCGGCGATTTAGCGAACAGGTCTTCTTGCAGATGGGCTGCCCCCCCGACCACGCCGCGCTGGCAGCCGAAGTGCTTTTGTCCGCCGACTTACGCGGCATCGATTCGCACGGAGTAGCGCGCCTGTCGGGGTACGTACGTTTGTGGGAAGCGGGGCGCATCAACGCCACTCCTAACATCCAGGTGGTACACGAAACGCCCAGCACTGGCGTTATCGACGGAGACGGAGGTTTGGGACTGGTGGTCGGCCCCAAAGCGATGCAACTCGCCATCGAAAAGTCGCGCCAAGTAGGTAGCGGCTGGGTATCTGTACGCCATTCGAATCACTTTGGTATTGCAGGCTGGCACGCCATGCAGGCCCTCCAGCACGACATGATCGGGATGGCCATGACCAACGCTTCGCCGCTGGTGGCACCGACGTTTGCTATTGAACGGCTGCTCGGCACCAATCCCATTGCCGTTGCCATTCCTGCGGGAGAGCAACCGCCGTTTGTGGCCGACATGGCCACCACCACGGCCGCCAATGGTAAGCTGGAGATTCTGCAACGCAAAGGCGAGCCCGCGCCTGTCGGCTGGCTTCAGGACAAAGAAGGCCACAGCACCACCGATCCGCAGGGCGTAGCAAAAGGCGGGGCGCTGCTGCCGCTCGGCGGCGACCGCGAACACGGCAGCCACAAAGGGTATTGTCTCGGGGCTGTAGTTGATATTTTCTCGGCAGTGCTTTCGGGCGCTAATTACGGGCCTTGGGTACCACCTTTTGTGAGTTTCCTCTCCCCTCCCGCCAACCCGGTCGGGCAGGGCATCGGCCACTTTTTCGGGGCGATGCGCGTCGATGCGTTTCGACCGGCCGAAGAGTTCAAACGGCACATGGACCAGTGGATCGTTACGTTCCGTAGCGCAAAAACGGCCGATCCAACCCAGCGTGTTCTTATTCCGGGCGACCCCGAACGGGAGTCTGAACGCATCCGCAGTGAACAGGGCATCGAACTTCTGCCCCCGGTAGAAAAAGATTTACAACAGCTGGGCGACAAGTTCGGGATTAATCTTTAA
- a CDS encoding ABC transporter permease, with protein sequence MAPAWLYGTQHAGLAVGFFAVLAILVACLGLFGLSAYTIEQRIKEIGVRKVLGASVTNVVFLLNQEFTLLVGLGIAVGAPVAWFLMHRWLTEFPYRIAISAGLLMSCGGLALLMAWLTVSFQSIRAARMNPVRSLRYE encoded by the coding sequence ATGGCGCCAGCGTGGCTATACGGCACTCAACATGCAGGGCTGGCCGTGGGCTTTTTTGCGGTGCTGGCCATTCTGGTCGCCTGTCTGGGTTTGTTTGGCTTGTCTGCCTACACCATCGAACAGCGCATCAAAGAAATCGGCGTTCGCAAAGTGCTGGGCGCATCCGTCACGAACGTGGTGTTCCTGCTCAACCAGGAGTTTACTTTATTGGTAGGCTTGGGCATTGCGGTGGGCGCACCCGTTGCGTGGTTTCTGATGCACCGGTGGCTCACCGAATTTCCGTACCGCATCGCGATTTCGGCAGGGCTGCTGATGAGCTGTGGCGGGTTGGCGTTGTTAATGGCCTGGCTGACTGTCAGCTTCCAGTCGATACGCGCCGCCCGCATGAATCCGGTCCGGTCGCTACGCTACGAGTAG
- a CDS encoding ATP-binding protein produces the protein MKHLLSKLIHLGITPDTTDQEKINLQTTNFASLLLMAHVLFAIVLWSQFGQGDHLWLSGLVLLNAFLCPLLMSQGRTLRARTLMFVLTIAHLSIVGAVLREDVIFEACVLSGLFLPFLIFDAHHKTARLASIALVIGVVITMEMTHYSLFPAATLPASLASLLRKIVLVSSSCVGLGTVGVYAWLQRKHSRELEGMMHQLYLLNQEMADRKRDLEVYSQTSQQISSQIQHTTHQFGQLIEAMHDLVIFHRANGSFEVLTPAALHVFGLTPDQLTGRTLGDFVHPDDQSRVEAHWQQGIVQQSSTSFTYRLRHHSGAYTWVETHLSVHPDDATRLVSVTREVAEREFLRHCQSNPQASSSTRYFSYDVLTEQLTPHPTPHLTSVVDTSSSQASEQELALPEFSLWRQHLSEALQTGQTVDAEVTWPTQPHARFRVMAFPATPHKVYGFVQELASSASQLLHSPSLSMTAFISGAPAAIAMLDRDMRYVAASQRWYKDYLLEEDITGQSHYDVFPNFSPHWREIHQRCLTGITESCEEDSFINLLGKQEWVRWEMGPWYDDQGEVGGLVILTEIITARKVAEQNAERQRVRMEEVYRIAYQSGLSSGEKMTHLLKFANQALNMDAGMVGRIEGATYIVEDVFSYHPHSLYRGQQFELANTYCNFTFKQNRVLAIEEMRSSAYRDALCYEIFGFESYIAVPLWVQDEPYGTLNFFSNRPTKFTQEDKDFIQLVGQWVNNALESRQYGEELLVAKESAESASQAKAMFLANMSHEIRTPMNAVIGMTRILMEDARDDQLDNLKTLNFSANTLLHLIDDILDLSKIEANKIELESIPFDMAALLSDTHRMFQPKAAEKGLSLQMDIAPNVPYHLKGDPARIGQILNNLLSNAIKFTAKGFVKITVSEKEGNSEYRELLFQIQDTGIGISPEKQAAIFEPFVQESSETTRHFGGTGLGLHITKRLVEMQEGEISVHSVPGQGATFTFTLCLPTASTVAAAQATDSAAEWPIPEGSSILLAEDNLINQKVALKFLTRWNLEIDIANNGVEALQKMDERHYDLVLMDLQMPEMDGYQAAQHIRELGDPRKAHVPIIALTASAMAGIDQEIVTAGMNDYVTKPFQPKELSHKIGFYIHRHREFVATLQPESVDWNALPAAHQDAAQYRQLLEECQQNLNVLGTAIALCIQQGDYQHALEQYHALRATLTKLTLHQYEHKLTVLSQQWGTPPHESKAIDQFQKITQELMQGVQTYLAQLDQTAA, from the coding sequence ATGAAGCATTTGCTGTCAAAGCTTATCCACTTAGGAATCACTCCGGATACCACCGATCAAGAGAAGATCAACCTGCAAACCACCAATTTTGCCAGTCTGCTGTTAATGGCGCACGTGCTCTTTGCTATTGTCCTGTGGAGTCAGTTTGGTCAAGGCGACCACTTGTGGCTCAGCGGGTTAGTCCTCCTGAATGCCTTCCTTTGTCCGCTACTCATGTCTCAGGGACGTACGTTACGGGCGCGCACGTTGATGTTTGTGCTCACCATCGCCCACCTGAGTATCGTAGGTGCGGTGCTTCGCGAAGACGTTATTTTCGAAGCCTGTGTGTTATCCGGACTTTTTCTGCCATTTCTCATCTTTGACGCTCACCACAAGACCGCTCGCCTGGCGAGCATTGCATTGGTGATAGGGGTAGTCATTACGATGGAAATGACCCACTACAGCCTCTTTCCGGCAGCGACCCTGCCTGCATCGCTGGCCTCGCTCCTCCGCAAAATAGTGTTGGTAAGTTCATCCTGCGTGGGATTGGGGACGGTCGGTGTTTATGCATGGCTGCAACGGAAGCACAGCCGGGAGTTGGAAGGCATGATGCACCAACTTTATCTCCTCAATCAGGAAATGGCTGACAGGAAACGCGACTTGGAAGTTTATTCGCAGACCTCGCAGCAAATTTCCTCGCAAATCCAACACACGACGCACCAGTTCGGCCAGTTGATCGAGGCGATGCACGATCTGGTCATTTTTCACCGCGCCAACGGAAGTTTCGAAGTATTAACCCCTGCTGCTTTACATGTATTCGGCCTTACTCCAGACCAATTAACAGGTCGCACACTGGGCGATTTTGTCCATCCGGACGATCAATCGAGGGTAGAAGCCCACTGGCAACAGGGCATAGTACAACAATCGTCTACGTCGTTTACTTATCGGTTGCGTCACCACAGTGGCGCGTATACGTGGGTGGAAACCCATCTTTCTGTACATCCGGACGACGCAACGCGTCTGGTCTCGGTTACACGCGAGGTCGCCGAGCGGGAATTTTTGCGCCATTGCCAGTCAAACCCTCAGGCTTCTTCGTCTACACGTTACTTCAGTTATGATGTTTTGACGGAACAGCTGACGCCCCACCCCACTCCGCACCTTACTTCAGTGGTCGACACTTCGTCGTCACAGGCGTCGGAACAGGAACTGGCTTTGCCGGAATTTTCGCTCTGGAGACAGCACCTGAGCGAAGCCCTGCAAACGGGGCAGACCGTCGATGCGGAGGTTACCTGGCCAACGCAGCCGCACGCACGCTTCCGCGTCATGGCTTTCCCCGCTACTCCTCATAAAGTATATGGTTTTGTGCAGGAACTGGCGTCGTCTGCTTCGCAATTACTCCACTCGCCTTCTTTGTCCATGACGGCCTTCATCAGCGGTGCTCCGGCTGCCATTGCCATGCTCGACCGGGATATGCGGTATGTCGCCGCCAGTCAGCGCTGGTACAAAGACTATTTGTTAGAAGAAGACATCACGGGACAGTCGCACTACGACGTGTTTCCCAATTTTTCGCCCCACTGGCGGGAAATTCATCAACGCTGCCTGACAGGCATCACCGAAAGCTGCGAAGAAGACTCGTTTATTAACCTACTGGGCAAACAGGAATGGGTTCGGTGGGAAATGGGGCCGTGGTATGACGATCAGGGCGAAGTCGGTGGACTTGTGATCTTAACTGAAATTATTACCGCTCGTAAAGTCGCTGAACAAAATGCGGAACGGCAGCGCGTCCGTATGGAAGAAGTGTACCGCATTGCTTACCAATCCGGTCTCAGTTCCGGCGAAAAGATGACGCACCTGTTGAAGTTTGCCAATCAGGCATTGAACATGGATGCCGGAATGGTCGGACGCATCGAAGGGGCGACCTACATCGTAGAGGACGTGTTTTCGTATCATCCTCATTCCCTTTACCGGGGTCAGCAGTTCGAGCTGGCCAATACGTATTGCAATTTTACATTCAAGCAGAACCGGGTGCTGGCCATAGAAGAGATGCGGAGCTCTGCGTACCGCGATGCGCTCTGTTACGAAATTTTCGGCTTCGAATCCTATATCGCCGTACCCCTATGGGTGCAGGATGAGCCCTACGGTACCCTGAACTTCTTCTCGAATCGCCCCACCAAGTTCACGCAAGAAGACAAAGACTTTATTCAGTTGGTGGGCCAATGGGTAAACAATGCGTTGGAAAGTCGCCAATACGGAGAAGAACTGCTGGTGGCGAAAGAGTCGGCCGAATCCGCATCACAGGCGAAAGCCATGTTCCTGGCGAACATGAGCCACGAGATTCGGACACCGATGAATGCAGTTATCGGCATGACCCGCATTCTGATGGAAGATGCACGCGATGACCAACTCGACAACCTGAAGACGCTGAATTTTTCAGCAAATACACTGCTGCACCTGATCGACGACATTCTGGATCTGTCTAAAATAGAAGCCAACAAGATCGAACTCGAATCCATTCCTTTCGACATGGCGGCCCTTCTGTCGGACACCCACCGCATGTTCCAGCCCAAAGCCGCCGAGAAGGGACTGAGCCTGCAGATGGACATCGCTCCGAATGTGCCATATCACCTAAAGGGCGATCCGGCACGCATTGGCCAGATCTTGAACAACTTGTTGAGCAACGCCATCAAGTTTACGGCCAAAGGCTTTGTAAAAATTACCGTTTCGGAGAAAGAGGGCAACAGCGAGTACCGCGAGCTGCTGTTTCAGATTCAAGATACGGGCATTGGCATTTCGCCCGAGAAACAAGCCGCTATTTTCGAGCCCTTCGTGCAGGAAAGTAGCGAAACAACACGCCATTTTGGAGGGACTGGGCTCGGCCTCCACATCACCAAGCGGCTGGTCGAGATGCAGGAAGGCGAAATATCCGTCCACAGCGTTCCCGGCCAGGGCGCTACGTTTACGTTCACGCTCTGCTTGCCTACAGCCAGCACGGTAGCCGCTGCCCAAGCGACCGACTCCGCTGCCGAATGGCCCATTCCGGAAGGAAGCTCCATTCTATTAGCGGAAGACAATCTGATTAACCAGAAAGTGGCCCTCAAGTTTTTGACACGCTGGAACCTTGAGATCGACATCGCCAACAACGGTGTCGAAGCGCTACAAAAGATGGATGAGCGGCATTACGACCTGGTTTTGATGGACCTGCAGATGCCCGAAATGGATGGGTACCAGGCTGCACAGCACATACGCGAGTTAGGCGATCCGCGCAAAGCCCACGTGCCTATCATTGCCCTGACTGCCTCGGCCATGGCAGGAATCGATCAGGAGATCGTAACGGCAGGCATGAATGACTACGTAACCAAGCCTTTTCAGCCTAAAGAACTCAGCCACAAGATTGGGTTTTATATCCATCGTCATCGGGAATTTGTGGCCACACTCCAGCCGGAGTCGGTAGACTGGAATGCTTTGCCTGCCGCTCATCAGGATGCAGCCCAGTACCGCCAACTTTTGGAAGAGTGCCAACAGAACCTTAACGTTTTGGGCACCGCCATTGCCTTGTGCATCCAGCAAGGCGATTACCAACACGCTCTGGAGCAATACCATGCGCTACGCGCTACTTTGACGAAACTTACGCTTCACCAGTACGAGCACAAGCTCACTGTTTTGTCACAGCAATGGGGCACCCCACCCCACGAATCCAAAGCGATAGACCAGTTTCAGAAGATCACACAAGAACTTATGCAGGGGGTGCAGACCTATCTGGCTCAGCTAGACCAAACGGCTGCTTAG
- a CDS encoding aldo/keto reductase, producing the protein MQYRTLGKTGWRISEISLGTWQVGGRWGSPFNEKTAAHTLRAALDGGINFIDTADVYSEGLSERAVGNVLKECREEVYVATKCGRQIQPHVTEGYTPAALTKYVEDSLKRLQRDTIDLVQLHCPPTPVYDRPEIFETFERLQEQGKIRHLGVSVEKIAEAQKAIEYPNVATVQIIFNMFRLRPADDFFPQAKDKNVGVIVRVPLASGLLAGKMTNNTVFDPDDHRNFNRNGEAFDKGETFSGVPYGQGLEAVEALKKIFPEGELAAWALRWVLMFPEVSTVIPGASHAEQVVSNVHAAELPAISQEQLQAVRNVYDRYIRASVHTLW; encoded by the coding sequence ATGCAATACCGTACTCTCGGCAAAACCGGCTGGCGCATTTCCGAAATCTCGTTGGGCACCTGGCAGGTGGGCGGCCGATGGGGCTCTCCCTTCAACGAAAAAACCGCCGCTCACACGCTTCGGGCGGCGCTCGACGGAGGCATCAACTTTATCGATACGGCCGATGTATACAGCGAAGGGCTTAGCGAGCGGGCGGTAGGAAACGTGCTGAAAGAATGCCGCGAAGAAGTCTACGTTGCTACCAAGTGCGGACGCCAAATCCAGCCCCACGTCACCGAAGGCTACACCCCGGCCGCGCTGACGAAGTACGTCGAAGACAGCCTAAAGCGGTTGCAGCGCGACACGATCGACCTGGTTCAACTTCACTGCCCTCCGACGCCCGTCTACGACCGTCCTGAGATTTTCGAAACGTTCGAACGCCTTCAGGAACAGGGCAAGATCCGCCACCTGGGCGTCAGTGTCGAAAAAATTGCGGAAGCGCAGAAGGCTATTGAATACCCGAACGTAGCGACCGTGCAGATTATCTTTAACATGTTCCGGTTGCGTCCTGCCGACGATTTTTTCCCGCAGGCGAAAGACAAAAACGTTGGCGTGATTGTACGCGTGCCACTGGCCAGCGGCCTGTTGGCCGGAAAGATGACCAACAATACGGTGTTCGATCCCGACGATCACCGCAACTTTAACCGCAATGGCGAAGCGTTCGACAAAGGCGAAACCTTTTCGGGTGTGCCGTACGGTCAAGGGCTGGAAGCAGTCGAGGCGCTGAAGAAGATTTTTCCGGAAGGCGAACTTGCTGCCTGGGCGTTGCGCTGGGTGTTGATGTTCCCGGAAGTGAGCACCGTAATTCCAGGGGCCTCGCACGCCGAACAAGTCGTTTCGAACGTCCACGCTGCCGAGTTGCCTGCCATTTCTCAGGAACAACTGCAGGCAGTCCGCAACGTATACGATCGCTACATTCGCGCCAGCGTGCACACCCTCTGGTAA